A region of the Candidatus Atribacteria bacterium genome:
GGATATGTGAAATTAAAAGAGAAATTAAATTCGTTAGGAGCAGATATTAAAAGAGTAAAAGAGTGATATAATCGTTAGTCGTTATTAATAGTATATCATATATCGTGAGGAAAATAGAAGTCAGAAGATAAAAGATAGTATTGAGCATATAGTTAACAATAATATATAGCGTTTAGTGTATAGAACAATTAATCATTAGCATTTAGTGAATAGTATCTAGTTATTATTAAACAAAAGCGAAAAACTATGCAATTATAAATTAGATAGTTAATAAGTTATACCAAGGATTTTAACTAAAGACTAACGACTATTCACTAACGACTAAATAGAGGAGGAGAAGGCAAACATGCTAGGAATGGATAGAAGTCTGGGTATAGATTTGGGTACTGTAAGTGTCTTAATTTATCAGAAGGGTAAAGGAATTGTTCTTCAGGAACCCTCGGTAGTCTCTATTTTAAGAGATGGAGGGAAAGTGTTAGCCGTAGGAGAAGAAGCCAAACAAATGTTGGGAAAGACACCAGGGAATATCATTGCTATTCAGCCTATGAAGAGTGGAGTCATTGCTGATTATGAAATAACTGAGAAGATGTTGAGTTATTTTATCCGAAAGGTTTGTGGAAACAGTAAGGTGTTCCGTCCTCAAGTAGTTATTTGCGTACCATCGGGAGGAACAGAAGTAGAAAAAAGAGCAGCAATAGAAGCAGCGATGCAAGCTGGAGCAAGGAAAGCTTATTTAATTGAAGAACCAATGGCAGCGGCGATTGGAGCCGGCTTGGACATCAGCGAACCTTACGGCAATATGATCGTTGACGTAGGGGGAGGAACCACAGATATTGCCGTTATATCTTTAGGTGGGATTGTGGTAAGTGAATCATTAAGAGTAGCGGGTAATGATTTTGATGAAAATATTATTAAATATATTAAAGAAAAGTATAGGCTAATGATTGGTGAAAAAACGGCTGAAACTTTAAAGATTGAAATTGGAACCGCTATGGAGTTGGAAGAAGAATTATTTGCCGAAATAAGGGGGAGAGACTTAGTGTCCGGATTACCCAAGAGTATTTCTATCGGCTCTACTGAAGTATTAAAATCTATTTCCGCCTCATTGAAGATAATAATAGAGGGCGTTAAAATAGTTATGGAGAAAGTTCCTCCTGAGCTGGCGGCTGATATTGCTGATAAAGGAATTATTATTACTGGTGGGGGAGCATTGTTGAGAAATTTTGATAATTTATTAGCTGAAGTGACCGGAATACCGGTTTATTTGGCTGAAAATCCTATTTCGTGTGTAGCTTTAGGGGCAGGGAAAGTATTAGATAATATTCATGTGCTTCGGAGTGGATTAGTCAGTTCGTACAAGTAGAGTAATTTACCAGTTGACTGATTTACCAATTGGCCAATAAAAATAGTTATTAGTTTTAATATAAGTTATAAGTGCGAGATGCAAGTTTCAAATTGTCAATATGTAACTAAAAATTTAAAGCGAATAACTAAAACTATAATTCAATACTTAAAACTTTTTCATATAAAATATTACTTTAAATGTAGGAATTGGATTTATCCGACCCGAGGTATCCTGGTAACATTATTTTCTTATAAAATTCTGAATCCTGGATTCTAACTCCTGAATACTGGCTTCTTAATAAGATACGATTCACGAGATACCAGATACAATTTTTAACAAAGAAGGTAATAAATGAAGGTAAAATTAGATAAAAGTAATTGCATAAAAACCATATTTATTTTATTAATTTTATTTAGCATAGGGATAAGTAGTTCCTTTTGCCAGACAGTTTTTATGCCAATATCAGAGATAAAGCCGGGCATGAAAGGGATAGGAAAAACTGTTTTTCACGGAACTCAGGCAGAAACCTTTCAGGTAGACATCATTGATATAGTGAAAAACGAAGGCGAGGTTGGAAATTTTATCTTAGCTAATTTAAGTGGAGATAAGATTAAAGAGAGTGGCGGGATTTCGGAAGGAATGAGTGGTAGTCCAGTCTATATTAATGGTCAATTAATCGGAGCGGTATCTTATGCTTGGGAAATGAGTGAACATAATCTATGCCTGGTTACCCCTATCCAGGAAATGTTAGAAATATTTAATCTTCCTTATAATGATCATACTGCATTATCTGGGCATAATGCCAATAATTCTTTAATTTTTACCTACGATAAGGCAAACAAAATAAAAGTGAAAAACCTGGAGAAAAATAGAAATTTTTCAGAATTGGCAAATAGTGAGGAAGTGATCTTTTCCCCCATAGTTTCACCGGTAATTATAAACGGAATGAAAGGTAGAACTTTTGAGAGATTAGGTAATTCCCTAAAAAAATTCAACCTTGTGCCTGTTCAGGGAATCGGGCTAAAAGTCAATAATGGCGATAATTTTCAAAAAGTGGGAGAAAGTCTTAGTAATAAGATAGAAGCCGGTTCTGCCATAGGCATTCAGTTAACACGGGGAGATATCAATATTATTTCTATCGGAACAGTTACTTATCGTGAGGGGAACAAGATTTTAGCCTTAGGACATCCTTTTTTAAAAAAAGGTGAAGTTTCTCTTCTTCTTTCCTCAGTGTATATCTATCATAGTTTACCTAATATGGTTATGCCCTTTAAATTAGGTACCCCTTTAAATTTAGTCGGGAAAATTATCCAGGATAGAGAGGCAGGTATTTTAGCTATACTCAATTCTTATCCTCGAGTGATTCCCTGTAAAATACAGGTGACAAATGTTGATTCAGGATTAGTTTATCAGATGGGAATCCAGGTAATAAACGATTATGATTTATTAGAACCCTTGGTTTCAAATGCAGCCGTGCAGATAATAGATAATGCTTTGGATAGAATTGGAGCTGGTACTGCTCAAATAGATATCGAAATAAAAGGGGAAAAAATGGGGCAAGTCCTTTTACGGAAGAATATGTATCACAGTTCCAGCGATATAGCCCTCCAGGTAATATGTGAAATACCAGAAATGATAGATTTGATTGCCAATAATTATTTTGAAATGATCAATTTAAACGCAATAAATATTGACATAAAAGTAGATCATCAAAAGAAAATTGGCCGGATAGAAGAAGTTGTTTTGGAAGAATCTTCAATTAATCCTGGAGATTACCTAAAATTAAAAATTAAGATTAGACCTTTTCGGGGAGAATTTATCGAAAAGAACTTGACCGTTCAAATTCCTCCCGATACGCCTAACAGCGAAGCTTTATTAATGGTATATGGGGGAAAAGAAGCAGAAAATCAAGAGGAAGAATTGGCCAATAACGGAAAAAAGGATAACCTAAGTTTAGAAGAGACCTTTAAGGATTTTTCTGATCGGCCAAGAGGTAATCAAGTCATTGGAGAGGTAGTAGTATATTCTAATGAATTACCCTTTGAAGAAAAAAATAACGATGATAGTTTTGAAAAAAAAGAAGAAAAGGATTTAATAATTTCTAAAATTGAAACAGATATGGTTATTGAAGGATATCTGGAGATACCTTTTACAATATTAAAGAATTAACCAGTTTAATTAGTATATAGTCTATAGTATTTAGTATTTAGCAAAGAAGGGAAAAAAAGAAAATAGGAGATAGGAGTTAAAATTTAAAAATAAGGGCGTATTGTTTGCTATTTGCCCTTATACGCTGGCCAACTGGGTGGGTAACCAGATAACTACTACATTAACTTGAAATTTGAAACGTGCAACTTGCCTTTTATACTAACGACTATTCACTATTCACTAACGACTAATTTAATAAATTGGATGGAAAAGATGAAAGTAGTAGCTTTAATTGCAGCTGCCGGCAAGGGCAAAAGAATGAATGCTAAAATAAGTAAACCCTTCATACCCATTTCTGGTAAGCCTATTTTAGTTTATACTATTGAAAAATTTGAAAAATGTCAATTAATTGATAAAATATATCTTATAGTTAACCCTGAGGAAAAGGATGTATGTTATAAAAATATAATATTAAAATACAACTTTCACAAGGTTCAAGAATTAGTTGAGGGAGGAGAAACTAGACAAGATTCAGTATACAATGGAATTAAGGTATTAGATAAGGATACAGATATTGTGGTTATTCACGATGGCGCTCGTCCTTTAGTAGAAGAGGCTATTATACGAGATTCCATTAAAAATGCACAGAAATATGGAGCGGCCATTGCGGCTATCCCGATTAAAGATACTATAAAAAAAAGCAAAGGTAATTTTTTTATCAATAAAACGCTGAACCGAGAAGAGATTTGGAGAGCACAAACTCCTCAAACTTTTAAATACGATATAATTTTGTTTGCCTATAGTCAGGCTTATAAGGAAAAATATATTACCACAGACGATGCCGCGATTGTAGAAAGATATGGACATAAAGTAAAATTAATAACAGGTTCAGAGGAAAATATTAAAATAACCACTCCTTTTGATATCATTGTGGCAGAGAATTTTTTAAATAAAGGATTTAGCTTTAAATTTAAATTATGAAAAAAATTGAAATAGAAAGTTATTCTAAAATAAATCTAACTTTAAATATACTGGGGAAACGTTGTGACGGATATCATAATATCGAAACCATCATGCAGTCTATCAACCTTGCGGATAGAATCGTTATTAATGAAGAGAAAGAAGGGGTAAAGATAAACTGCAATAATCCTTTGGTCCCTACCGATAAACAAAGTTTGAGTTATAGGTCAGCAGAGAAGATTCTCCAAAGATATAGAATTAACCAGGGAGTTAAGATAGAGATTGATAAAAAAATTCCTTTAGCTAGCGGGATGGCCGGTGGTTCTGCTAACTCTGCCTCTATTTTAGTAGGCATAAATAAATTATTTGCTTTAAATTTAAGTAATAAAGATTTAAAGGAATTAGGAGAGGAATTGGGGATGGATGTTCCTTTTTGTATCCAAAATGGTACTGCTCTTGCTTGTCATAGGGGAGAAAAAGTTACTCCTCTACCTCCAATTAATCCACCAATGTGGATGATAGTGATCAATCCCGGATTTGAAATACCTACCAGCTGGGCTTATAATAATCTTGATTTAGGATTGATTAAGAAGGAGAAGATTAATACTATTACTATGCTTAAAGCTTTAAAAGAAGGAAGACTTGAAGAAATTGCCAAAAATCTATTTAATTCCTTTGAAGAGTTAATTATTACCAAATTCCAGGAAGTTGGAGTAATTAAGGACAGATTAATCGGAGAGGGTGCTTTAGGTGCTCTTATGTCCGGTAGCGGTCCTACGGTTTTTGGAATTATCCGAAATAAAGGACAAGCCCTAAGGATTTACGAAAAATTAAAACCAAAATATGAGTCAATATGGGTAGTGCATACAATTTAGTTAATTGGTTAGTTAGTCAATTAGTAGACTGGTTCATCACTCAATCTGCCGTTACTTCCATTAGCCAGCTAACCAGCTAACCATGCAACTAAATAACTAATGGTGAGGGAAATTTATGCGGATAGGTTTTGGATACGATGTCCACCCCTTGATCTTGAATGAAAAATTAATTTTGGGAGGAGAAATCATTCCATACCCAAAAGGTTTGGAAGGACATTCTGATGCCGATGTTTTAATTCATTCCCTAATAGATGCTTTATTGGGGGCAGCAGGAGAAGGAGATATTGGTCAGCATTTCCCGGATGATGATGAACAATATAAAAATATTTCCAGTTTAAAGTTATTGAAAAATATTTACCAAATATTAAAAAAAAAGAAACTGGCCATAAATAATATTGATGTTTCTCTGGTTTTAGAAGAACCACGAGTTGCACCTTTTTTCCAGAGCATGAAAGATAATATAGCTCGAGTTTTAAAAATATCCTCTGAAAAAGTGAACATTAAGGCTACAACAAACGAGAAGATGGGTTTTGTCGGTAGAAAAGAAGGCGCAGTTTCTTATTGTGTGGTTAGCTTGAATGAGTATACAGAAAAAATACAGCAATAAGTGATGAGTGATAAGTAATTAGTGACAAGTTACGGGTTACCAGCTTCAAGTTTAGAAAAAAATTAAGAAATTACCTTGTCTTTATTCCCTCTTCCCTTCCTTCGAGGGAGAGAGGGTTAGGGCGAGGATGTGGTACAATATACGAGTAAATAATACAAGTAAATAAGGGGGAGAATAATAGTAATTATGAAAGAAGAAGAAACAAGCAACGAAAATACAAAAAAAAATGAAGAAATAAAAGATGATAAAGTGCAGAATGAAGAGAAAGAAGACGAGATAAAAGAAAAAACTAAAAAGGATGAAAAAAAACCAGAAGAAGGTTTCAAAGAACCTGATCTACCTGTACTTTTTGTTTGGTTTATAAGTATGTTGAGTGGAAAAGCCTGGGAATATTTGGGTCTCATCATGAATCCCGAGACTAAGGAAATTAATAAAGATTTAAAAAAAGCTAAAATTGTCATAGATTCCCTCGCATTTTTATATGATCAGATTAAAAATGATTTAAATCCGGAGGATTTTAAGCGGATTGAAAGTTTACTGGCAAATTTAAGAATGAATTATGTGGAGAAGTTGAAAGAATCATAAGATATTTCTGATTGTTTTTTTTACAATTAATTCTTTCTACTGGCCTAAACAAAGCAATATTAGTAAGAAAAAGCGGGGAGGGGGCTAGAATAATGGAGAAAAATTTTTCTAAAACTGGACTTATTGTATTGATACTCTTTTTAATCTTAATTTTTAGCAGTGTAATAATTTGTGCCCAAGATTATCAGATCTATTATAAAAATGGGTATGACTATTTCCTTCAGGAAAAATATGAGATGGCTGAACAATCTTATAAAAAAGCAATAGAATTAAATCCTGATTTTGAGGATGCACATTACTGGTTAGGAAAGGTATATAGGCAGACCGGCGCTTATAGTCAGGCTATAGAACAATGGAAAGAAGTTTTAAGAATTAATCCTGCGAATCAATATGCCTATCAGAATTTAGCGGGTAGTTTTCAGGGTACCTCCCGGATTCAATCAGATAAAGCAAGTGATTATTTGAACGAGGGAAAGAAGATAATTGGATATCCTGAGGAATATCTTTTTAAGGCCAGTGCTCCTTCTGTAAACAGTTTATTGAGTGCCATCCCTTATTTTAAAAGAGCCGTTAAGATAGATTCAGGTTTGCTGGAAGCTTATTATTGGATGGGTGAAATATATCGAGTTTTAGGAGAACAGAGCACCGGACAGTTTAATTCTCCTGCTATGGAAAGTTATTTAAAAGTTATTAAAATGGAAGAATCAGCTAATCCAATGTCTTT
Encoded here:
- a CDS encoding tetratricopeptide repeat protein, whose translation is MEKNFSKTGLIVLILFLILIFSSVIICAQDYQIYYKNGYDYFLQEKYEMAEQSYKKAIELNPDFEDAHYWLGKVYRQTGAYSQAIEQWKEVLRINPANQYAYQNLAGSFQGTSRIQSDKASDYLNEGKKIIGYPEEYLFKASAPSVNSLLSAIPYFKRAVKIDSGLLEAYYWMGEIYRVLGEQSTGQFNSPAMESYLKVIKMEESANPMSFEHPSPYWRSYLQLAKIYRFLGWRNQEEKLWLQLENTKSLPYKQALERKGYFGFGYPSRIEVNFRDGDKIENWSYPEKDTVFTVLNGEVEGEKEKEAEQSEMEIILEENIPEEKSQP
- a CDS encoding 2-C-methyl-D-erythritol 2,4-cyclodiphosphate synthase, encoding MRIGFGYDVHPLILNEKLILGGEIIPYPKGLEGHSDADVLIHSLIDALLGAAGEGDIGQHFPDDDEQYKNISSLKLLKNIYQILKKKKLAINNIDVSLVLEEPRVAPFFQSMKDNIARVLKISSEKVNIKATTNEKMGFVGRKEGAVSYCVVSLNEYTEKIQQ
- a CDS encoding 4-(cytidine 5'-diphospho)-2-C-methyl-D-erythritol kinase codes for the protein MKKIEIESYSKINLTLNILGKRCDGYHNIETIMQSINLADRIVINEEKEGVKINCNNPLVPTDKQSLSYRSAEKILQRYRINQGVKIEIDKKIPLASGMAGGSANSASILVGINKLFALNLSNKDLKELGEELGMDVPFCIQNGTALACHRGEKVTPLPPINPPMWMIVINPGFEIPTSWAYNNLDLGLIKKEKINTITMLKALKEGRLEEIAKNLFNSFEELIITKFQEVGVIKDRLIGEGALGALMSGSGPTVFGIIRNKGQALRIYEKLKPKYESIWVVHTI
- a CDS encoding DUF1844 domain-containing protein; the encoded protein is MKEEETSNENTKKNEEIKDDKVQNEEKEDEIKEKTKKDEKKPEEGFKEPDLPVLFVWFISMLSGKAWEYLGLIMNPETKEINKDLKKAKIVIDSLAFLYDQIKNDLNPEDFKRIESLLANLRMNYVEKLKES
- a CDS encoding rod shape-determining protein, encoding MLGMDRSLGIDLGTVSVLIYQKGKGIVLQEPSVVSILRDGGKVLAVGEEAKQMLGKTPGNIIAIQPMKSGVIADYEITEKMLSYFIRKVCGNSKVFRPQVVICVPSGGTEVEKRAAIEAAMQAGARKAYLIEEPMAAAIGAGLDISEPYGNMIVDVGGGTTDIAVISLGGIVVSESLRVAGNDFDENIIKYIKEKYRLMIGEKTAETLKIEIGTAMELEEELFAEIRGRDLVSGLPKSISIGSTEVLKSISASLKIIIEGVKIVMEKVPPELAADIADKGIIITGGGALLRNFDNLLAEVTGIPVYLAENPISCVALGAGKVLDNIHVLRSGLVSSYK
- the ispD gene encoding 2-C-methyl-D-erythritol 4-phosphate cytidylyltransferase, translated to MKVVALIAAAGKGKRMNAKISKPFIPISGKPILVYTIEKFEKCQLIDKIYLIVNPEEKDVCYKNIILKYNFHKVQELVEGGETRQDSVYNGIKVLDKDTDIVVIHDGARPLVEEAIIRDSIKNAQKYGAAIAAIPIKDTIKKSKGNFFINKTLNREEIWRAQTPQTFKYDIILFAYSQAYKEKYITTDDAAIVERYGHKVKLITGSEENIKITTPFDIIVAENFLNKGFSFKFKL